A stretch of Pangasianodon hypophthalmus isolate fPanHyp1 chromosome 9, fPanHyp1.pri, whole genome shotgun sequence DNA encodes these proteins:
- the LOC113530073 gene encoding galectin-1, translated as MEAELKNVLFRAGDRLKVQGRIHSDAKRFQVDLGSSSSELALHFNPRFHDGDDKAPVLVCNSKCDGVWNKEQRETHNPFQPGSTFKVVVKHAGGLFEVMLPDGHVIEVPNRQGLEVITYIRIKGDISLTSFKLK; from the exons CTTTTCAGAGCTGGAGATCGGTTGAAAGTCCAAGGGAGGATTCATTCTGATGCTAAAAG GTTCCAAGTTGACCTAGGTTCCAGCTCCAGTGAACTAGCTCTTCATTTTAACCCTCGTTTTCATGATGGTGATGACAAGGCGCCAGTGCTGGTGTGTAATTCAAAGTGTGATGGAGTCTGGAACAAGGAGCAAAGGGAAACACACAACCCTTTCCAGCCAGGCTCCACTTTTAAG GTTGTAGTGAAGCATGCGGGAGGACTGTTTGAGGTGATGTTACCTGATGGGCATGTGATTGAGGTCCCCAATCGGCAAGGGCTGGAAGTCATCACTTATATTCGTATCAAGGGTGATATTAGCCTCACTTCTTTTAAGCTGAAATGA